From Homalodisca vitripennis isolate AUS2020 chromosome 1, UT_GWSS_2.1, whole genome shotgun sequence, the proteins below share one genomic window:
- the LOC124358113 gene encoding lipase 1-like, translating to MQRAFLFSVTVCVVGLLSSHRVHGDHLGEYRTVDVIRDYGYEAEEYNVVTEDGYILALTHIKSNSTKMPVLMMHGVLAASEQWVLKGPGQDLAFLLADEGHDVWLGDQRGNHYSRSHVKYNTSQPEYWDFSFHEAGMYDLPAFINTILNYSGSEQIHYVGHSMGTSVYYVMCSLRPEYNHLVRTAVHLAPVVYGLRKSLTSSLQLMLQNAEDLADVLKKQNIHEFLPRTSRNQRMIDNVCSERNKFLCLFMVGPDIRS from the exons ATGCAGCGCGCCTTTCTGTTCTCTGTCACAGTCTGTGTCGTGGGCTTGCTCAGCTCTCATCGCGTCCATGGAGATCACCTGGGAGAGTATCGCACG gTGGATGTCATCCGGGATTATGGGTACGAAGCAGAGGAGTACAATGTAGTTACGGAAGATGGATACATCCTGGCTTTGACCCATATCAAGTCCAATTCTACCAAAATGCCAGTGTTGATGATGCATGGTGTATTAGCAGCATCTGAGCAATGGGTTTTGAAAGGTCCTGGACAAGATCTAG CATTTCTTCTAGCCGATGAAGGACACGATGTGTGGCTTGGTGACCAAAGAGGCAATCACTACTCGAGAAGTCATGTGAAGTACAATACATCGCAACCAGAATACTGGGACTTCAG CTTCCACGAAGCAGGAATGTACGATCTACCTGCATTCATCAACACTATACTGAATTACTCGGGCAGCGAGCAGATACACTATGTGGGACACTCTATGGGAACCTCTGTCTACTACGTCATGTGTTCTCTCAGACCCGAATACAACCATCTGGTTAGAACAGCTGTACATTTGGCTCCAGTCGTATATGGGCTGCGTAAGAGCTTGACCTCCTCCCTTCAATTGATGCTGCAGAATGCTGAGGACCTTGCT gACGTTCTAAAGAAACAGAATATCCACGAGTTCCTGCCAAGGACTTCAAGAAACCAGAGGATGATAGACAACGTATGTTCAGAACGCAACAAGTTTCTTTGCCTCTTTATGGTTGGGCCAGATATACGGTCCTGA
- the LOC124355280 gene encoding gastric triacylglycerol lipase-like encodes MLHLTQIFRSKNFAQFDYGKKQNYEIYNDKNAPDYPLDKVTSPVALFYSDQDAFVDESSIERLTRALPNVVITASIPNYNHIDVLFADNAPAVLFQPILKLLTV; translated from the exons ATGCTACATTTAACTCAGATCTTCAGATCTA AAAACTTTGCCCAATTCGACTACGGGAAGAAGCAGAACTACGAGATCTACAATGACAAGAATGCTCCAGACTATCCACTTGACAAAGTCACAAGTCCAGTCGCCCTCTTCTACAGTGACCAAGACGCCTTTGTTGATGAATCG TCGATTGAGAGACTTACGAGAGCACTGCCCAACGTGGTTATAACAGCTTCTATCCCGAACTATAACCACATCGATGTCTTGTTTGCTGACAACGCTCCGGCAGTCCTCTTCCAGCCGATTCTCAAACTGTTGACCGTCTAG